In the genome of Triticum urartu cultivar G1812 chromosome 5, Tu2.1, whole genome shotgun sequence, one region contains:
- the LOC125555544 gene encoding uncharacterized protein LOC125555544, with translation MESPQKKAPASMAGSKAPHLLPVTLSLAKKTPRPDLVRGVSSWALLTACHIALSLAIGTVIAYALYHFHVRCSQSSFFLRCDQLTDAEEAMVNALGIGLLCCLVLQAAAAVLALRLPCRRRRRALAYLALVLTIVGHFIMAAIAHILLVADPGDLFFRICSTGGLFIYAAGDIISFLALLLGSGEE, from the exons ATGGAGTCCCCGCAAAAGAAGGCTCCTGCATCCATGGCCGGCAGCAAGGCGCCTCATCTGCTGCCGGTGACCCTGTCCCTGGCCAAGAAGACGCCTCGTCCTGATCTTGTCCGAGGAGTCAGTTCATGGGCGCTCCTCACCGCCTGCCACATCGCGCTCTCCTTGGCCATCGGCACCGTAATAGCCTACGCACTCTACCACTTCCACGTCCGTTGCAGCCAG TCCTCCTTCTTTCTGCGCTGCGACCAGCTTACGGACGCGGAGGAAGCCATGGTGAACGCCCTAGGGATCGGGCTGCTGTGCTGCCTCGTGCTCCAGGCGGCCGCGGCGGTGCTGGCCCTGCGGCTCCcgtgccgccgccgtcgccgcgcccTCGCCTACCTCGCGCTCGTGCTCACTATCGTCGGCCACTTCATCATGGCCGCCATAGCCCATATCCTCCTCGTCGCCGACCCAGGAGACCTCTTCTTCCGGATCTGCTCCACCGGGGGCCTCTTCATCTACGCAGCGGGAGACATCATCAGCTTCTTGGCCCTCCTCCTCGGCAGCGGTGAGGAGTAG